The proteins below are encoded in one region of Planctopirus limnophila DSM 3776:
- a CDS encoding 4'-phosphopantetheinyl transferase family protein, with translation MTLSTAANTSCSPLLWPDWSPEILSNSPSHILVVRVPLEISPGRQTQLRELLSTSELARADRYRFPEVGRRFIACRAALKTLLAMHMQGCHQPKDIRSIELIPTASGKPTWAGSQSDFSVSHSGEMALIALQLPCSTSTTDHSPAPLRLGIDLEHAARTTDCLRLARRFFAPGEVAALEALPAEEVQRAFFRCWTRKEAYVKAIGVGLAYSLEAFEVPIDPLPPGTSHRALLSHAADVQQVQRWQLFETSPHPQYEAALFLDSPHPPNITYATINWAQTSIL, from the coding sequence GTGACGCTCTCCACAGCAGCCAACACTTCTTGCAGCCCGCTTCTGTGGCCCGACTGGTCGCCAGAGATCCTGTCCAACTCGCCCAGCCACATCCTGGTGGTGCGCGTCCCGCTCGAAATCTCTCCTGGCCGCCAGACTCAGTTGCGGGAACTTCTTTCCACCTCAGAACTGGCACGGGCCGATCGGTATCGATTTCCGGAAGTCGGTCGCCGGTTCATTGCCTGCAGAGCCGCTCTCAAAACATTGCTGGCCATGCACATGCAAGGTTGCCATCAGCCCAAAGATATTCGGTCGATCGAACTGATCCCCACAGCCAGCGGCAAACCCACCTGGGCCGGCAGCCAGAGCGATTTCAGTGTCAGCCATTCGGGCGAAATGGCCTTGATTGCCCTCCAGCTCCCCTGCTCAACCTCCACAACAGATCACTCCCCCGCACCGTTGCGACTGGGAATTGACCTCGAACATGCGGCCCGCACGACTGATTGCCTGCGCCTGGCCCGCCGGTTCTTCGCACCCGGCGAAGTCGCTGCTCTGGAAGCTCTTCCCGCAGAAGAGGTCCAGCGGGCGTTCTTCCGCTGCTGGACACGTAAAGAAGCCTATGTGAAGGCGATTGGCGTGGGCCTGGCCTACTCGCTGGAAGCGTTTGAAGTCCCGATTGATCCCCTGCCACCGGGAACCAGCCACCGGGCACTCCTCTCGCATGCCGCCGATGTTCAACAGGTGCAGCGCTGGCAACTCTTCGAAACTTCCCCCCACCCCCAGTACGAAGCCGCCCTCTTCCTCGACTCGCCCCACCCTCCAAACATCACCTACGCCACCATCAATTGGGCGCAGACATCGATCTTATGA
- a CDS encoding class I SAM-dependent DNA methyltransferase — protein sequence MTAASVASIDPAAFIARWAPSGGSERSNYTLFLSELCDLLGVPRPEPAQADTSRSFYVFERDVTFHNSDGTTSTGRIDLYKRGCFILEAKQGVEQADAVEILSSTPAKRRKGHGTRGTKAYDDTMLRARSQAEQYAKALPADEGWPPFLIVVDVGHSIELFADFTRSGKTYLPFPDPKSYRILLNQLAHDDIRHTLKTVWTDPVSLDPSRRAAKVTRELADRLARLAKSLEASKFDPGRVAQFLMRCLFTMFAEDVDLIPRESFTNLLKSLRDDVANFPEMIRSLWVSMDKGQFDPVLRKKLRRFNGGLFEDCEALPLTRDQLELLIEASQAQWRDVEPAIFGTLLERALDPRERHKLGAHYTPRAYVERLVMPTIMEPLREEWDTVRAAAFTEAGRGHREAAIQILRDFHRQLCETRVLDPACGSGNFLYVALEHMKRLEGEVLNTLHDLGYKQREIITVDPHQFKGIEVNPRAAAIADLVLWIGYLQWHTRTRNLDDISEPIIQNFHNIECRDAVLAWDAIEEVRDEHGQPVTRWDGRTMKKHPVTGEDVPDDTARVPVVKYINPRKAEWPKAEYIVGNPPFIGNSRMRHALGDGYAECIRQTYNRLPETCDFVMYWWDRAAEFTSDNQVNRFGFITTNSIRQKFSRRILEQYINGPVAALSLIFAIPDHPWVDSSDGAAVRIAMTVAAPGTKVGRLNNVASESIGVDDVAEVNLRERIGRIQTDLTIGANVAGTLTLKATQGLSCPGVKLHGAGFIVSPEEARHLGLGSVPGLELHIRQYRNGRDLTASPREVMVIDLFGLGVDELRQRFPAVYQHVHDHVKPERDQNNRAVYRDSWWMFGEPRAAFRPSLKGLARYIATVETAKHRVFQFLDASILPDNMLVVIALNESLHLGVLSSRIHIVWSLAAGGTLEDRPRYNKSRCFEPFPFPEMPNPRTPRIRELGEQLDAHRKRQQAAHPDLTLTGMYNVLEKLRSGELLTAKEKVIHEQGLVSVLKQIHDDLDAAVFEAYGWPVTLTDEEILERLVALNAERAEEEKRGLIRWLRPEFQNPSGGQAIQPELELELETEAEDEEETAAATTKKGGKAKKGAGKTAPGGKTKAPAKQPWPTKLSEQVQALIQKLQTADSPLTAQELAKAFTRANADTIDELLETLVAIGKARQVGDDKFTAV from the coding sequence ATGACAGCTGCTTCTGTTGCTTCGATTGATCCCGCCGCCTTCATCGCCCGCTGGGCACCTTCTGGTGGTTCCGAGCGGTCGAACTACACGCTCTTTCTCTCCGAACTGTGCGACCTGCTGGGCGTCCCGAGGCCCGAACCGGCCCAGGCCGATACCTCCCGCAGCTTCTATGTCTTCGAGCGGGATGTCACCTTCCACAACAGCGACGGCACCACCAGCACCGGCCGCATCGATCTCTACAAACGCGGCTGCTTCATCCTCGAAGCCAAGCAAGGGGTCGAGCAGGCCGATGCCGTCGAAATCCTCTCCTCCACTCCCGCAAAGCGCCGAAAGGGTCACGGCACACGCGGCACCAAGGCCTACGACGACACCATGCTCCGCGCCCGCAGCCAGGCCGAGCAATACGCCAAAGCCCTCCCCGCCGATGAAGGCTGGCCGCCGTTCCTCATTGTCGTTGATGTCGGCCATTCGATCGAACTCTTCGCCGACTTCACCCGCAGCGGCAAGACCTACCTCCCCTTCCCCGATCCCAAGTCCTACCGCATCCTGCTCAATCAACTGGCGCATGACGACATTCGCCACACGCTGAAAACCGTCTGGACCGATCCCGTCTCGCTCGACCCCTCCCGCCGGGCTGCCAAAGTCACACGCGAACTCGCCGATCGTCTCGCCCGGCTCGCCAAATCGCTCGAAGCCTCGAAGTTTGACCCCGGGCGCGTGGCGCAGTTTCTCATGCGGTGCCTCTTCACCATGTTCGCTGAAGATGTCGATCTCATCCCGCGCGAGAGCTTCACCAACCTCCTCAAAAGCCTGCGCGATGATGTCGCCAACTTCCCCGAGATGATCCGCTCACTGTGGGTGTCGATGGACAAGGGGCAGTTCGATCCCGTGCTGCGGAAGAAGCTCCGCCGGTTCAATGGGGGTCTCTTCGAGGACTGCGAAGCCCTTCCCCTCACCCGCGACCAGCTCGAACTCCTCATCGAAGCCAGCCAGGCCCAGTGGCGGGATGTCGAACCGGCGATCTTCGGCACACTCCTCGAACGGGCACTCGATCCGCGCGAGCGGCACAAGCTCGGTGCGCACTACACGCCCCGCGCCTATGTCGAACGGCTCGTCATGCCCACGATCATGGAGCCGCTCCGCGAGGAATGGGACACCGTCCGGGCCGCCGCCTTCACCGAGGCGGGTCGCGGCCACCGGGAAGCGGCCATTCAGATTCTCCGCGATTTCCACCGGCAATTGTGCGAAACCCGCGTCCTCGACCCGGCCTGCGGCAGTGGCAACTTCCTCTATGTCGCCTTGGAACATATGAAGCGGCTGGAGGGGGAAGTCCTCAACACGCTGCACGATCTGGGCTATAAACAGCGGGAAATCATCACGGTTGATCCCCACCAGTTCAAAGGGATCGAAGTCAACCCCCGGGCCGCGGCCATCGCCGACCTGGTCCTCTGGATCGGCTATCTCCAGTGGCACACTCGCACGCGGAACCTGGACGACATCTCCGAGCCGATCATCCAGAATTTTCATAACATCGAATGCCGCGACGCGGTCCTGGCCTGGGATGCGATTGAGGAAGTCCGCGATGAACACGGCCAACCCGTCACCCGCTGGGATGGCCGCACGATGAAGAAACATCCGGTCACCGGTGAAGACGTCCCCGACGACACCGCCCGCGTACCGGTGGTGAAATACATCAACCCTAGAAAAGCCGAATGGCCAAAGGCGGAGTACATTGTTGGGAATCCACCATTTATCGGAAATTCGAGGATGCGTCACGCGTTGGGAGATGGATACGCTGAGTGCATCCGCCAGACGTACAATCGCCTACCTGAGACTTGTGACTTCGTCATGTATTGGTGGGATCGCGCAGCAGAATTTACTTCTGACAATCAGGTGAATCGTTTTGGATTCATTACGACAAATAGTATTCGCCAAAAGTTCAGCAGGCGAATACTGGAGCAATACATCAACGGTCCTGTCGCTGCACTCTCTCTCATTTTCGCGATCCCCGACCACCCTTGGGTGGACTCCTCCGATGGCGCAGCGGTCAGAATTGCGATGACAGTGGCCGCTCCTGGAACTAAAGTAGGTCGTCTAAACAATGTTGCTTCTGAGTCGATCGGCGTTGATGACGTCGCAGAAGTAAATCTTCGAGAGCGGATTGGTCGTATCCAAACTGACTTGACAATCGGCGCTAATGTCGCTGGTACACTCACTCTCAAAGCAACACAGGGACTAAGTTGCCCCGGAGTTAAATTGCATGGTGCCGGATTCATCGTTTCTCCTGAAGAGGCGAGGCATCTTGGTTTAGGTAGCGTGCCGGGTCTAGAGCTTCATATTCGACAATATCGTAATGGGCGTGACCTTACTGCTAGTCCAAGAGAGGTCATGGTAATTGACTTGTTCGGCTTGGGCGTTGACGAATTGCGGCAGCGGTTTCCAGCTGTTTATCAGCACGTCCACGACCATGTGAAACCTGAACGCGATCAGAACAATCGTGCAGTTTACCGCGATAGTTGGTGGATGTTTGGAGAGCCGCGAGCTGCATTCAGGCCTTCACTGAAGGGCCTTGCACGATATATTGCCACGGTAGAAACTGCCAAGCATCGGGTATTTCAGTTTCTTGATGCTTCGATATTGCCCGACAACATGCTCGTAGTGATTGCTCTAAACGAATCGTTGCATTTAGGTGTACTAAGTTCCCGTATTCATATTGTTTGGTCTTTGGCCGCTGGTGGAACATTAGAAGATCGACCCCGATACAACAAATCGCGTTGTTTCGAGCCATTTCCATTTCCCGAAATGCCCAATCCACGCACGCCACGCATCCGCGAACTTGGCGAGCAACTCGACGCTCATCGCAAGCGACAACAAGCCGCTCATCCTGACTTGACGCTCACCGGCATGTACAACGTCCTCGAAAAGCTCCGCTCCGGCGAACTGTTGACGGCCAAGGAGAAGGTGATTCATGAGCAGGGGCTGGTGTCGGTTCTCAAGCAGATTCATGACGACCTCGACGCCGCCGTCTTCGAAGCCTATGGCTGGCCGGTGACACTCACCGACGAAGAGATCCTCGAACGGCTCGTCGCCCTCAATGCCGAGCGGGCCGAAGAGGAAAAACGCGGGCTCATCCGCTGGCTCCGCCCCGAGTTCCAAAACCCCTCCGGCGGCCAGGCGATCCAGCCCGAACTCGAACTCGAACTCGAAACCGAAGCCGAGGACGAAGAAGAAACCGCCGCAGCCACCACGAAGAAAGGCGGCAAAGCCAAAAAGGGAGCTGGCAAAACAGCCCCAGGCGGCAAGACCAAAGCCCCCGCAAAGCAGCCCTGGCCCACCAAACTTTCTGAGCAGGTGCAGGCCCTCATTCAGAAACTGCAAACCGCCGACAGCCCGCTGACTGCCCAGGAACTCGCCAAAGCCTTCACCCGCGCGAACGCCGACACGATCGACGAACTCCTGGAAACCCTCGTCGCCATCGGCAAAGCCAGGCAAGTTGGCGACGACAAGTTCACAGCCGTGTAG
- a CDS encoding antitoxin family protein yields MQQAFEAIYENGTFRPLPGGNLTISEGSRVRLTVENEPEPKALELALNVFADFTESEIKEIEEIALKRDHFFGSRNPS; encoded by the coding sequence ATGCAGCAGGCGTTTGAAGCGATTTACGAGAATGGCACGTTCCGGCCACTCCCTGGTGGAAATCTCACCATTTCTGAAGGGAGCCGGGTGCGGCTTACTGTGGAGAATGAACCCGAACCCAAGGCCCTGGAACTGGCTTTAAACGTCTTCGCAGACTTCACAGAATCAGAAATCAAGGAAATCGAAGAGATCGCTTTGAAACGCGATCACTTTTTCGGCTCAAGGAACCCATCCTGA
- a CDS encoding type II toxin-antitoxin system VapC family toxin — protein sequence MHPRTLLDTDVLSGLMKRNQTALNRARKYLSIHQSFTISLMTRFELMRGLQVKQASAQLAAFAVFCNNNVVLPLNDNVIVRAAEIYADLYRRGALIPDADILIAATAIENDLVLATNNVDDFARIADLQIDNWLTSS from the coding sequence ATGCATCCACGAACACTACTCGACACGGACGTGCTTTCGGGCTTGATGAAGAGAAATCAGACAGCATTAAACCGGGCGAGAAAGTATCTCAGCATTCATCAGTCATTCACGATTTCCCTGATGACGCGATTTGAGTTAATGCGTGGTTTGCAGGTCAAACAGGCATCAGCACAACTCGCCGCATTTGCAGTGTTCTGTAATAACAATGTGGTACTTCCGCTCAATGACAACGTGATTGTGAGAGCTGCCGAAATCTATGCTGATCTTTACCGTCGCGGAGCACTGATCCCAGACGCCGATATTCTCATTGCAGCGACTGCGATCGAAAATGATCTCGTGCTCGCAACGAACAACGTCGATGATTTCGCCCGCATCGCCGATCTCCAAATCGACAACTGGTTAACATCCTCTTGA
- a CDS encoding PrkA family serine protein kinase translates to MTTGQDLLEKFSARQNADTFWQEHWQGTFAEYLDIVRENPGVVRTAHQRMYDMITSYGDYSVDEGRRGGLKRYAFFDDPDNGGRDAIFGLTEELAQLVSVFRSAALKYGSERRVLLLHGPVGSSKSTIARLLKKGIERYSLQPEGALYTFGWKEKDGSITWDPMNGDPLQLIPHAYRQELCDQLNEEVQNATYPIEIKGDVCPLSRFYFRERLAEENGDWTKVLESIVVRRFFLSEADRIGIGTFQPKDEKNQDSTELTGDINYRKIAEYGSESDPRAFNFDGEFNVANRGMIEFIEVLKLDVAFLYDLLGASQEHKIKPKKFAQTDIDTVIIGHTNEPEYRKLQSNEFMEALRDRTVKIDIPYVTKLSQELSIYEKDYNSRRVRGKHIAPHTLEVAALWAVLTRLEEPKHHGLTLLQKLKLYNGKSLPGFTMDNVDQLRKEAKHEGMQGISPRYVQDKISNALVNNADATSINPFMMLNELEGGLKHHSLIPNEDTRDAYRRLISIVKEEYTDVVKNEVQRAIAADDEALTRLCGNYIDNVKAYTQRERVRNKFTGQDEQPDERLMRSIEERIDIPETRKDDFRREIMNYIGALALDGKKFDYKTNERLHKALEMKLFEDQKDTIKLTSLVSNVVDKDTQEKIDIVKGRLIRDFGYNDESAHDVLQYVASIFARGDAKRD, encoded by the coding sequence ATGACGACAGGACAAGATCTGCTGGAAAAGTTCTCTGCCCGCCAGAATGCCGATACCTTCTGGCAGGAACACTGGCAGGGGACATTCGCCGAATATCTGGATATCGTTCGCGAAAATCCCGGTGTCGTGCGGACGGCTCATCAGCGGATGTACGACATGATCACTTCCTATGGTGATTATTCTGTCGATGAAGGCCGCCGGGGTGGCCTGAAACGCTATGCATTTTTTGATGATCCCGACAACGGGGGGCGCGATGCGATTTTCGGCCTCACCGAAGAACTGGCACAACTCGTCTCTGTCTTTCGCAGTGCGGCTCTCAAATACGGCAGCGAACGCCGGGTCTTGCTATTGCACGGCCCAGTGGGGAGTTCGAAATCGACCATTGCCCGACTGCTGAAAAAAGGGATTGAGCGCTATTCCCTCCAACCCGAAGGAGCACTCTACACTTTTGGATGGAAGGAAAAGGATGGCAGCATTACCTGGGATCCGATGAATGGCGACCCCTTGCAATTGATCCCCCATGCTTATCGCCAGGAATTGTGCGATCAACTGAATGAGGAAGTTCAGAACGCGACTTATCCCATCGAGATCAAAGGGGATGTCTGCCCTCTTTCTCGATTCTACTTCCGTGAGCGTCTCGCTGAAGAAAATGGTGACTGGACGAAAGTTCTGGAATCGATTGTCGTCAGGCGATTCTTTCTATCAGAAGCCGATCGGATCGGGATTGGTACTTTCCAGCCCAAAGACGAGAAAAATCAGGACTCAACAGAGCTGACTGGCGACATTAACTATCGCAAAATCGCCGAGTATGGCAGTGAATCTGACCCGCGCGCGTTCAACTTTGATGGTGAGTTTAACGTCGCCAATCGCGGGATGATCGAATTTATCGAAGTCCTCAAACTCGATGTCGCCTTCCTTTACGATCTGCTGGGGGCCTCACAAGAACATAAAATTAAGCCCAAGAAGTTTGCCCAGACCGATATTGATACGGTGATTATTGGCCATACAAACGAACCGGAATATCGCAAGCTGCAGTCCAACGAATTCATGGAAGCGCTCCGTGATCGTACGGTCAAGATTGATATTCCCTACGTCACCAAGTTGAGCCAGGAACTTTCGATCTACGAAAAGGACTACAACAGCCGACGCGTCCGCGGGAAGCACATTGCTCCTCATACTCTCGAAGTGGCAGCACTCTGGGCCGTTCTTACCCGACTGGAAGAACCCAAGCATCACGGGTTGACACTGCTCCAGAAACTGAAGCTCTATAACGGAAAATCGTTGCCGGGCTTCACGATGGATAACGTGGATCAGTTGCGTAAAGAAGCAAAGCATGAAGGAATGCAAGGGATCTCACCGCGCTACGTGCAGGATAAGATTTCGAATGCACTGGTGAATAATGCCGATGCGACAAGTATTAACCCATTCATGATGCTTAACGAACTGGAGGGTGGGCTCAAGCATCACTCGCTCATTCCGAATGAAGATACCCGCGATGCTTACCGACGGCTGATTTCTATTGTCAAGGAAGAATACACCGACGTGGTGAAGAATGAAGTCCAAAGGGCCATTGCTGCTGACGACGAGGCTCTCACACGACTCTGCGGCAACTATATCGATAATGTGAAGGCCTATACTCAGCGTGAACGGGTTCGCAATAAGTTTACCGGCCAGGATGAGCAACCGGATGAACGCCTGATGCGGTCGATTGAAGAGCGCATTGATATCCCGGAAACACGTAAGGACGACTTCCGCCGGGAAATCATGAACTATATTGGAGCTCTAGCGCTCGATGGGAAAAAGTTTGACTATAAGACCAACGAACGCTTGCACAAAGCTCTGGAAATGAAGCTCTTTGAAGACCAGAAGGACACCATCAAACTCACCAGCCTGGTTTCCAATGTGGTCGATAAAGATACTCAGGAAAAGATCGATATCGTCAAGGGCCGACTGATTCGTGATTTTGGCTATAACGATGAATCAGCCCATGACGTGTTGCAATATGTCGCAAGCATCTTCGCCCGCGGCGATGCCAAACGTGATTAA
- a CDS encoding DUF444 family protein — protein MTRPIDLDTQRFKEIVRGKVRDGLKKYITQGEILGRQGREVVSIPIPNLDIPRFRHGSKGSGGVGQGEGEAGQPVGQGGDQEGGLAQPGDQEGQHIREAELTLDELADMLGSELELPLITPKGDSTLKTKKLRYNSIRQTGPKSLRHFKRTYKRALRRLIATGGYDPLTPVVIPTHEDERFRSSSEVVLPHANAAVIYMMDVSGSMTDDQKQIVRTESFWIDTWLRSQYDGLQRRYIVHDAVAHEVDEDTFYRTRESGGTRISSAYTMAQKIIDRDFPPADWNIYCFQFSDGDNWGEDNTLCMQKLQNDLIPVCNLFCYGQVESPYGTGDYLRELKKIVSRFENLILSEIKNREGIYDSIKTFLGKGK, from the coding sequence ATGACTCGACCGATCGATCTTGATACCCAGCGGTTCAAAGAAATCGTCCGCGGGAAAGTGCGCGACGGACTAAAGAAGTACATCACTCAGGGAGAAATTCTGGGACGCCAGGGCCGGGAGGTGGTGAGTATTCCGATTCCAAATCTGGATATTCCCCGCTTTCGTCACGGCAGCAAAGGTTCTGGAGGAGTGGGCCAAGGCGAAGGAGAGGCCGGGCAGCCTGTCGGTCAGGGAGGAGACCAGGAAGGTGGCCTGGCCCAACCCGGCGATCAGGAAGGCCAGCACATCCGCGAAGCCGAACTGACTCTCGATGAACTGGCTGACATGTTGGGAAGTGAGCTGGAATTGCCACTGATCACCCCCAAAGGAGACAGCACACTTAAGACCAAAAAGCTGCGATACAACAGTATCCGCCAGACAGGTCCCAAATCGCTGCGTCATTTCAAGCGCACCTATAAGCGGGCTCTGCGGCGGCTCATTGCGACGGGAGGCTACGATCCTCTAACTCCCGTCGTTATCCCAACACATGAAGATGAACGCTTCCGCTCCTCCTCAGAAGTGGTGTTGCCGCATGCGAACGCCGCCGTCATTTACATGATGGATGTCTCCGGCTCAATGACCGACGACCAGAAGCAGATAGTCCGTACAGAGTCCTTCTGGATTGATACCTGGCTGCGCAGTCAGTACGACGGCCTTCAGCGTCGGTATATCGTGCACGATGCCGTCGCCCATGAAGTGGATGAAGACACCTTCTATCGCACACGTGAAAGTGGGGGCACGAGAATTTCCTCAGCCTATACGATGGCTCAGAAAATCATCGATCGCGATTTTCCTCCCGCCGACTGGAACATTTACTGCTTCCAATTCAGCGATGGCGACAACTGGGGCGAGGACAACACGCTCTGCATGCAGAAACTGCAGAATGATCTGATCCCCGTCTGTAATCTCTTCTGCTATGGTCAGGTCGAAAGCCCCTATGGCACGGGAGATTACCTGCGTGAACTGAAGAAGATTGTCTCCCGGTTTGAAAATCTGATTCTCTCAGAGATCAAGAACCGCGAGGGAATCTACGATTCGATCAAAACGTTTCTCGGGAAGGGAAAATAG
- a CDS encoding SpoVR family protein has product MATSISTHRQLPAELREIQLRTEDYARSYGLDFYETIFEVLDHEELCMFAAYGGFPTRYPHWRFGAEYDELVKTHMYGLQRIYEMVINNDPCYAYLLNTNMMIDQKLVIAHVYGHCDFFKNNAFFSHTNRKMLNQMANHAARISRYIDRIGYEQVEQFIDACLSLEDLIDPHSVQIKRAPDISAMPHAALLRDEDFEYLATEGRFPSKGYMDQFINPPEVLEREAKERKDREVERVKKRSFPEQPQRDVLQFLLQHAPLRDWQHDVLSIIRDEAYYFAPQGQTKIMNEGWASYWHTFLMTRHGMNDSEVIDYADHHSGTVAMTPQRLNPYKVGIELFRNIEERWNNGQFGAEYDNCTDMKEKAGWKKDVGLGRQKIFEVRRIHNDITFIDEFLTPEFCAQHKFFSFAYNPSADQYEIASREFDQIKQQLLTSLTNHGRPFIYVVDGNYRNRGELYLQHQYQGVELKQGHTQDTLVNLQKLWARPVHIETVVDDKPTVISYDGHSHQTKIASQS; this is encoded by the coding sequence ATGGCTACGTCGATCTCCACACACCGGCAACTGCCCGCCGAACTGCGTGAAATCCAGTTGAGAACGGAAGACTATGCACGCAGCTATGGGCTCGATTTCTACGAAACGATTTTCGAGGTGCTCGATCACGAAGAGCTCTGCATGTTCGCTGCTTATGGTGGCTTTCCGACCCGATACCCGCATTGGCGATTTGGAGCTGAGTACGATGAGTTAGTGAAGACTCATATGTACGGGCTGCAGCGGATCTATGAGATGGTCATCAACAACGACCCCTGCTACGCCTATCTGCTTAATACGAACATGATGATCGATCAGAAACTGGTCATCGCCCATGTCTACGGGCATTGCGACTTCTTCAAGAACAACGCCTTCTTCTCGCATACCAATCGCAAAATGCTCAACCAGATGGCGAATCATGCCGCCAGAATCAGTCGTTACATCGATCGCATTGGTTATGAGCAGGTGGAGCAGTTCATTGATGCCTGCCTCTCTCTGGAAGATCTGATTGACCCCCATTCGGTCCAGATTAAGAGGGCTCCGGATATCTCGGCTATGCCGCATGCAGCCCTGTTGCGAGATGAGGATTTTGAATACCTCGCCACGGAAGGACGTTTCCCTTCTAAAGGGTATATGGATCAATTCATCAATCCACCCGAAGTGCTCGAACGCGAGGCCAAAGAGCGCAAAGACCGCGAAGTCGAACGCGTCAAGAAAAGATCCTTCCCTGAGCAACCCCAGCGCGATGTGCTGCAGTTTTTATTACAGCACGCACCACTGCGTGACTGGCAGCACGATGTGCTATCGATCATTCGCGATGAGGCTTACTACTTTGCGCCCCAGGGTCAGACCAAAATCATGAATGAAGGTTGGGCCAGTTACTGGCACACCTTTCTCATGACCCGTCACGGCATGAATGATTCCGAAGTCATCGATTATGCCGACCATCACAGTGGGACAGTCGCAATGACACCTCAACGACTGAACCCCTACAAAGTCGGGATTGAACTCTTCCGCAATATCGAAGAGCGCTGGAACAATGGCCAATTCGGCGCTGAGTACGACAACTGCACTGACATGAAAGAAAAAGCCGGCTGGAAGAAAGATGTCGGGTTAGGCCGCCAGAAGATTTTTGAAGTTCGCCGGATTCATAACGATATCACATTTATCGATGAATTCCTGACGCCGGAGTTTTGTGCCCAGCACAAGTTCTTCTCGTTTGCCTATAACCCTTCAGCAGATCAGTACGAAATTGCCTCGCGAGAGTTCGATCAGATCAAACAGCAGCTCTTGACCAGTCTGACAAATCATGGCCGGCCATTCATTTATGTGGTCGATGGGAACTATCGCAATCGTGGTGAGCTTTATCTGCAGCATCAATATCAGGGTGTTGAACTCAAACAGGGGCATACCCAGGATACTCTGGTCAATCTCCAGAAACTCTGGGCACGCCCTGTGCACATTGAAACAGTCGTCGACGACAAGCCCACAGTCATCTCTTATGACGGGCATTCTCATCAGACCAAAATTGCTTCTCAAAGTTAG
- a CDS encoding MBL fold metallo-hydrolase, translated as MLENLPVHSMPYKDITIEGWSRAAVQSYWRIPELKIGFDLGGSPWDFIGIPTFFITHAHLDHMAALPAYVARRRMMKLEPPTVYVPEAVVEDVERMLRAWQKLDRGRMLVNLIGVGENSEFELGREWVVTSFPTKHTVPSVGYVVWNRRMKLKPEYHGLSGDEIRDLRLAGNEVTAEVRTPWIAYTGDTAPAGLDACEAIYQAKVLITEMTFFRPEHRREKVHKFGHLHLDDFVERKDRFQNEVIIAMHFSTRYPTPTIEKAVMKRLPAELKSKIKLWL; from the coding sequence ATGCTTGAAAATCTTCCCGTTCATTCGATGCCTTACAAAGACATCACTATTGAAGGCTGGTCGCGGGCGGCTGTTCAAAGCTACTGGCGAATTCCCGAGTTAAAAATTGGGTTTGATCTGGGAGGCTCGCCCTGGGATTTCATCGGCATTCCCACCTTCTTTATTACCCACGCGCATCTGGATCACATGGCGGCTCTGCCGGCTTATGTGGCCCGTCGCCGCATGATGAAGCTGGAGCCACCGACGGTTTATGTGCCTGAGGCCGTGGTGGAAGATGTCGAGCGCATGCTCCGTGCGTGGCAGAAGCTGGACCGTGGGCGGATGCTGGTCAATTTGATTGGAGTGGGCGAGAACTCGGAATTCGAGTTAGGTCGCGAGTGGGTGGTCACATCGTTTCCGACGAAGCATACCGTCCCTTCCGTGGGATATGTTGTCTGGAATCGCCGGATGAAGCTCAAGCCGGAATACCATGGCCTTTCCGGTGATGAGATTCGAGATTTGCGATTAGCTGGGAATGAAGTCACAGCCGAAGTTCGCACGCCATGGATTGCCTATACAGGAGATACAGCTCCCGCCGGGCTGGATGCCTGTGAAGCGATCTATCAGGCCAAGGTATTGATTACCGAGATGACCTTCTTCCGGCCTGAGCATCGGCGTGAAAAAGTGCATAAGTTCGGCCACTTGCATCTGGACGATTTCGTGGAACGAAAAGACCGCTTCCAGAATGAGGTGATCATCGCGATGCACTTCAGCACACGCTATCCCACGCCGACCATTGAAAAGGCGGTGATGAAACGTCTGCCCGCTGAGCTGAAATCAAAAATCAAGCTTTGGTTGTAG